From the Brachybacterium sillae genome, the window GCCCGGCCACGTGCCCTGCTCAGTGTGCGCGCCTGGTTTCCAGAACGTGGAAACCAGGCGCGCAAAGCATGCAGGGGTGGGGCGCGACGCACGGGCCCGAGCGTGCATAGCGTCGGGGCGCGGGCTCATTCGTATCGGATGACGAGCGGTGCGTGGTCACTCCAGCGGGTGTCGTAGCTCGGGGCGCGATCCACCTGGGCGCTGACGGCCCGGGCGGCGAGGTCCGGCGTCGCGATCTGATAGTCCAGGCGCCAGCCCGAGTCGTTGTCGAAGGCCTTGCCGCGCTGCGACCACCAGGTGTACGGACCGGGCCGGTCACCGACGAGGGTGCGATGCACGTCGATCCACGGCTCCCCCTGTGCGCCGAGGCCGTCGCCCTGCTCCCCCATCAGCCGGGTGAAGTAGGCGCGCTCCTCGGGCAGGAATCCGGCCGATGCCAGATTGCCCTTCCAGTTCTTGATGTCGTTGTTCTGGTGGGCGATGTTGAGGTCACCGGTGAGCACCACGTGGCGCCCGTCGGCGCGCAGGGCCGACAGGCGCTCGACCATCGCATCGAGGAAGGCGTACTTGTCGGTCATGGTCTGCGGCTTGTCGACGTTGCCGGAGTGCAGGTAGCAGGACACCACGGTGAGGGCGCGGCCGTCACCGAAGGGGTCGTCGAGGTCTGCCTCGAGCCACCGCCCGGTGTGGGAGGGGTCCTCGAGCCCCGGCAGGCCGGCGCGCGCGGCCTCGAGGTCGATGTCCTGCCGGGCGGTGCGGGCGGCGAGGGCGACCCCGGCGCGACCCTTGAGCTCGGAGGCACTGGCCGCCACTGACCAGCCCTCTCCCAGCAGACCGGCCACGAGCTCCACGGGTGCGCGGACCTCCTGCAGGGTGATGATGTCGGCCGCGGTGCTCGCGAGCCAGTCGGGCATCCCCTTGCGGGCGGCGGCGCGCAGGCCGTTGACGTTCACGGTCGCAATGGTGAGAGCCATGGTCTCGAGTATCCCAGAACGCGCAGCGGCCCCGGAGCCGTGGCTCCGGGGCCGCCTCGCCCGTCGGGGACGGGTGCGGATCAGATCAGATCACTGGTCCAGGCCGATGCCGGCCTGGTGCTCGGCCATCTCCACCACGTTGGTGACCAGCAGGGCGCGGGTCATCGGGCCCACGCCGCCGGGGTTCGGGGAGATCCACGAGGCGACCTCCGCCACGGCCGGGTCGACATCACCGGACAGGGTGGCCTTGCCGCCCTCCTCGGTGGCCTCCACACGAGAGACGCCCACGTCGAGGACGACGGCACCGGGCTTGACGTCCTCCGGCTTGACCATGTGGGCGCTGCCCGCGGCGGCGACGATCACGTCGGCGCGCTTGAGGTGCGAGGACAGGTCCTTGGTGCCGGTGTGGGTGAGGGTGACGGTGGCGTTGAACTCGCGGCGGGTGATGAGCGGGCCGATGGAGCGGCCGACGGTGACGCCGCGGCCGATGACCACGACGTCCTTGCCCTTGAGGTCCAGGCCGTAGCGGGCCATCAGCTCGATGACGGCGCGCGGGGTGCACGGCAGCGGGGTGTAGATCGGGTTGTTCGCGTTGAGCACCAGGCGCCCGAGGTTCGTCGGGTGCAGACCGTCGGCGTCCTTGGCCGGGTCGATCATCTCGATGATCTTGTCCTGGTCGAGGTGCTTGGGCAGCGGCAGCTGGACGATGTACCCGGTGCAGGCCGGGTCGTTGTTCAGCTCGTTGATGACGGCCTCGACGTCCTCCTGGGTGGCGTCCGCCGGGAGGTGCTTCTGGATCGAGTTCAGGCCGATCTGCTTGCTGTCGCGGTGCTTGCCGGCGACGTACGACTGGCTGCCCGGGTCATCGCCCACCAGCACGGTGGCCAGGCCGGGGCGCGGGTGGCCGGCGTCGACGAGCTTCTGGACGCGCTCGGCGAGCTCGGCCTTGATGGCCTTCGCGGTCGCCTTGCCGTCGAGGATCTGTGCGGTCACAGGGGTCCTTTCAGTGACGTTGACTTCTGGGATGCTGCTCGGGGCGTCGGGCCCCGACCGATGCGCGACCGGTCAGTACTGGACGAGCCCCGGGTAGAGCGGGTTGGCCTCGGCGAGGGCCTGGGTGCGGCGACGAAGGGCCTCGAGGTCGGCACCGTCCTGGAGGGCCAGGGCGATGACGTCGGCGATCTCGGTGAACTCCTCGGTGCCGA encodes:
- a CDS encoding bifunctional methylenetetrahydrofolate dehydrogenase/methenyltetrahydrofolate cyclohydrolase encodes the protein MTAQILDGKATAKAIKAELAERVQKLVDAGHPRPGLATVLVGDDPGSQSYVAGKHRDSKQIGLNSIQKHLPADATQEDVEAVINELNNDPACTGYIVQLPLPKHLDQDKIIEMIDPAKDADGLHPTNLGRLVLNANNPIYTPLPCTPRAVIELMARYGLDLKGKDVVVIGRGVTVGRSIGPLITRREFNATVTLTHTGTKDLSSHLKRADVIVAAAGSAHMVKPEDVKPGAVVLDVGVSRVEATEEGGKATLSGDVDPAVAEVASWISPNPGGVGPMTRALLVTNVVEMAEHQAGIGLDQ
- a CDS encoding exodeoxyribonuclease III; its protein translation is MALTIATVNVNGLRAAARKGMPDWLASTAADIITLQEVRAPVELVAGLLGEGWSVAASASELKGRAGVALAARTARQDIDLEAARAGLPGLEDPSHTGRWLEADLDDPFGDGRALTVVSCYLHSGNVDKPQTMTDKYAFLDAMVERLSALRADGRHVVLTGDLNIAHQNNDIKNWKGNLASAGFLPEERAYFTRLMGEQGDGLGAQGEPWIDVHRTLVGDRPGPYTWWSQRGKAFDNDSGWRLDYQIATPDLAARAVSAQVDRAPSYDTRWSDHAPLVIRYE